Genomic segment of Ammospiza nelsoni isolate bAmmNel1 chromosome 2, bAmmNel1.pri, whole genome shotgun sequence:
ACTCTTCTCCATACACAGAAAACCTTCTGTCATACTCCAGTATACACACAGAAAAATCCTCACCATCCTGTTCTTTCAGTTTCTGGTACACACTCGGTGCACTAACACATGCTATCCTGAAAAAACACACAATAacttaaaattgaaattttaaaaggcaaacaacagcaacaaaactcTACAATCTTCTCAGCAGTCTTCAGAGAGGCTTtgggaaaacattttaaatattagtCCCTAAAATATAAAGTATTGTTCCTCCATTCTAACAATAAATTATCATAGTAACAAAGTTTTAAGTATGCAAGTCATTACCTGTTCAACCCCATGCTACACAAAGATCTTAAGTTAAACTACAGAGAaagttttgtttcagaaaagcaaggaagtacactcaaaaatgaaaaattactgtttataGAAGTAGGAAGAAAACCAAGTTTTTTCCATCTGTTCTACAGAAACATAAAAACTAATTATAAGTCAATAGTGTGCTCTGAAGCACTTTGTATTTCTCAAAAAATTACAAAGATTCATAGTAAACTTTCATAAGGCACAGCCTACAACATTCAATAAAATGACAAAGAGGAAGATCAGTATAAACTATTAACTAAATAACATCAAAGCAGTTCTGCAGTATCTCAGTTGTACAAAACTGAAGTACAATGAGTAATGAATTAAACTGCATGCTCTTGTCAACATAGCAGAGACAAAATATTTGCAGAGAAGACATGTTAAATCTACAACACAATTATTAAACCTACCTGCCACCTTTTCCAGCTGCCAGAACTGCTTCCTTAGCCAGGCATGATGCGGTTTCATCACTGTACCAAAACTGGCTCAGTTGCTGAGAAAGATAATGCACAGTTACAAACAACATCAAATCTTCTGGCTGTGCTATGCAGAGTTATGTGTGGTGAGTCATAACTCAAGAAAACCACAATCCACAGCAACTTCTCAGTTCACAACCTGTAAAGCTGGAAAGGTGGCTGTTTTCCTGACAGCCTTCCTACTTCTGCAATCTAGTGATATGCAGCAGGTACCTTACACTCTCTGTTTCCAAAACATGAACTGCAGTATCAGGAAAACCAAGAAATCCAAACCACTGACTGGGTATTTCAAAGCCAATGTGCAGATGCACATTATTTATGTGCTCTGAAATTGAGTTCCTTCAGCAGACGAGGAAAAAGGCCCTTGAAAAGTGACAGtatgggaagaaagaaaaggataaGAAAACTAAATCAGAACGATCAGAAAAAGGAAGACCAAAAAAGCCCAACCCAGAGACAAATCAGAAATCAGTCTGTCACAAATAAAAAGAAGTAGCAAAACAGCCatccataaaaataaagaaataaaacacacacacaaaaaaaaagtgaaaggaaagatCACTTGGTCTTGTTACACTACGTTTGTCTCAGACTCAGGGAAGAGTCTTTACTGCTAtcacaggccaggctggagttgcttttttttttttccagaagggACAGATGTTTCTGTTAGCAGCTTTATTCCCTCTCCATGTATTTTCAGTTTGTACCCCCCATGCACATGTGGAGCAAACAACTACAtccagatttaatattaagcaAATCTCCCTACAGTGTTGCCATCCATGAATAGCAACATCTTGAGTGTTCCCCTTTTAATTCCATTTCATTATCCAGCCACAAAAGAAACTCGGTCAGGGCTActcctctctctgtgcttcACTCACTGAAATTTATAGTTTCTTACCCAGTCTTCTTCTATTGAGCCAATGGAATATTGATTAAACCCTTGGGAGGTCTTCATgccctctctctgctgctgttccaaaTAGAACTCCTGGAGGGCAGCCAATGTATGGGATGAAAGCTGGGGAATGTCATCATCATCGTCCATTTTCTTAGATGtcaacaagaaaaaagaaattatttgaattaaCCCATTTCAATTGTGAATGTTTTTACAAACAGCATAATCTTGTGAGGTTAAACAACTTCCAACAAGAATGCAGCTAACTAGGAAAACCTCctaacaaaagaaaacttattCCTTCTACTGAAGTGGTCTTAAATCAGTGAGAGGCCAATTGGAAATAACAAGTTTTCACAGAGAATTCAGGAAGAGCAGCAACACTGTTCCCTTTCTATACAACATGGATTTGGCTTATGTTCTTACAGGGAAGTTGACATTAGAGCTTTTGATTTCCTGTGGATCTGGAAAATCCTATAGAAATTATTCCCTTCCTTCCTAGAAATAATGATAGCTATTGGTCATTCCTTCCCATGTTCAAAAGCCACATAATTTTTACTCCAAATGAAGTAAACTAGCATTCTAGCTCAGCATCACCTGGTTTTAACCTCCATGCCATAAAAAGATTCctctaaatggaaaaaaaacctacaaaggaaaaaaaaaaggcagccaagAAGCGCCAAGAAGACGCGGTATGTACCAATGGTCAAGTACAGCCATTTCAGAAAGCTCCCGGAGCGGGTTCTGCCAGGCAGCATCCCCGAGCCCTCTgccccaggcagcacagccGCCTCTCCCCGGGAACGGCGCCACCGCGTGGAACGGAGGTGCCGGAAAGGACTCAGCACGTGAAAAGAACTGGGGAAAACGGAGAAAGATCTTATCTCAATAAACCAccttccctgcatccagccTAAGGATCGGCACACGAGCAACGCCTTTAACAGAGCCTGGACATGCAGACAGGGATACGCCTGCATTATGCAGAAGTCACCGAGAACTCACCTGAACAGTGAGTGAACATTTTGAGTCATTTCAAGGGGAGCTGCTCACGGCTCTTCTCCTCATTCCCTGAATGACAAGCAGAGCTCCAGAACTGGCAGTCTCCTCCCCTTCCACCCTTCCTTCTGCTCTAACAGAGCTTTCAAGATGAAGTTTCCTCAAAACAGCTTCCTCCTGCTTGCTGGAAAAATGGTACCTTACCCTGGCACTGGGAGATAACTCTGCCATTCCTCTGACATAGTACACACCTAAGGAAAGCCCTTATCTGCAAAACCTGCCTTTTCCAGAGAATAATTTATTGGCTTGCTGGATtctcaggccaggctggccaAACGGGGAATTGCTCACAGCCCAAAGATCAGCCTCATGCAAGACAATTCCAGAGTCAAGCTACTTAgtaaaaccaaatttttttccccctagttCTTCATTGAACAAAACAGACTTAAGACTTTTAGACTTTAAGACTTAACAG
This window contains:
- the EEF1AKMT1 gene encoding EEF1A lysine methyltransferase 1; translated protein: MDDDDDIPQLSSHTLAALQEFYLEQQQREGMKTSQGFNQYSIGSIEEDWQLSQFWYSDETASCLAKEAVLAAGKGGRIACVSAPSVYQKLKEQDGEDFSVCILEYDRRFSVYGEEFIFYDYNHPLDLPENLLPHSFDIVIADPPYLSEECLQKTTETIKYLTKGKILLCTGAVMEEQAAKHLGVKMCKFIPKHSRNLANEFRCYVNYASGLD